Genomic DNA from Fusarium keratoplasticum isolate Fu6.1 chromosome 2, whole genome shotgun sequence:
ACTGACGACATGACGAGACCGTCTTGTGGTGTTGCGGTTATGGCTGTTCTCGTGTCTTTTCTGCCGTCTGTTGTTTCTAGTGTTGCGATGATCAACTATTGTGGAAATAGTCACCACCCCATCTCCGACTCCGTTGAGTTCTTTTCGCCGCCGCTGTCGGAGCGACGTAGGTACCAAGGTACACCTgatctcttctcttcaaaGTTGGGGGCACACACCAAATCTCGCTGGTGGTGTGCACCTCCAACCCGGCCAATCACCACACGCCAGATGCTGACCTTCTAGAAGTCTTCTCCCGCACGTGGGGCAGCAACTCACACTCTGCCAATTCTTGATGATCACGCGTGGTCTTGTGTCTGCGTCAAGTGCGGTACGTAATTGTTTGTTGTCGTTGAGGGGGAAACTTGAGCTAGACAACCATCAAGTGTAGAAAGCGCGATATTTTGTTGCCCATGTCGGTCCGCCATGAGAAATGGATGCCACTTTCGGTCGAGCCGTCGCCGTGCGGTACTTCCTGGCAAggaaattaaaatatttcCGAGAGATAAATCATTAAATGTTTTATCTCGACCAACAACCAATCTTTTCTGATCAGGTGGAGAAAGACTTGTCACCTCCATCTCAGAAATATCTCCCCTGCAATCAAATCAAATCAAATCAATCAGCCTTGCAAACTCAAATTCTTCCAAGAGGAACCGCTGTTGGGCAGCAAAACTGTTATTCATCAGACCCGCTGGCCCTTGAAGAACCCAGACAGATTAAGCCCGCGACATGTCGAAACCCCGCCGACCCAGATCAGATCCATTCCAACGTCTCCGCTGATAACAATCACTCACGTCAATCGCATCAGTCATCTCCGTGAGTGTTCCCGGCCACTCTGCGGCCCTGCTCGGTCGCTCTCGCTTGGACCCTGGTAATTCCTTGTCGGTCCGTGTCGGTACAATTGCGAACCGAGTCCCACGGCATGCGACACGCTCGGTGTTGATTGGAGCCGAGTCTTTGCCCACGGTTTCGCGCTATGCTTTGTTAGTTTCTCCCAACGTTCCAACACGTGAAATCCGCGTGGCTGCGATTGCAGTAGGGCTCACGGGAGGCCTGTGTCTCGGGGCACCACGAGGAGGCAAAGGCTGTCGGTCCGGGAAGCATTGCAATGTTCGGCGCCTCTGTGGACATGCGGATACCAACTGCAATACCCCCAACAGCCTCCCGGCGGCATCACCGACTGGAGAGCTTCATCAAGTCGACAAACGACTCAGGTGAAACTGGTTTGTTGTGGCTGACGTCCATGGTCATTTCCTTTGAATCTCCTTCGCCCGCTCCAAAGCTTGGTGGTGCGTCAAATCCTGCCTATTCTGGCCCCGGCGAGCTGGCCGACGGCAACTCGTTCGGGCAACCTTGTCCAAACTCTCTATTTAGCGCTGAACCACGAGCAATGTCCCTTTTCATGACTCTCGCGGTATCCCAGGTACCGTCCTTGAACGCCACGTGGAAGATTCCCCGCAGACACGAGCAACTGACTTTCTGTTGTTGCCTTTTCCGTGCGGTTTTGCCGAAACATCTTCACGTCGGTAGTTGAGGACGGCCCGGCCAACCAGATCCTGATCAAGAGTCTATCTTAGTGCTGAGCTTGGTATTCTTTGAATTCCGTATTCATACATAGGTGTAGAGTGTAAACCGACTCGAGTTGTCAACGATCAGTAAAAAGACAAAAAGAAACATACAACACCCGGCATTCGCCAGTCGTCACCGACCTGACTACTACTCGGGCGCTCTTCAGTTTATCgatgggagagcggacgggatcccgagctGTCTAAAGGCTGTGGTCGTATGTACTTGGCATGAGATCAAACCGCATCATAGGGATACTGGATGGTTGCGTGAGCCGGGCCGTAACAACGAGACATCGATTCTCTTCTGGTGGATGCCTGCAACAATCAGTCCGTCTCTAAACGGGCGTCTCTGATGGACAGCTGTGCCTAGTTGCAGCCCAACCTACAGAGACAACTGACCATCGTGTAGTTGGTGTTTCCATCACCAGTTTGTTTTGACTGCGCCCCCCTTGCCTGAGCAGCCAACCCCAGACATCGACCCATTTACCCCAGGTTTATCAGGCACGGGAACTGCAGCTGGTGGCATAAGACCTGGCATCATGCTATGGCCAGCTATGACCAGCTATGACCAACTGTGGTCAGCCTCTTGATCACTGTTCTTAACACGTCATATTCTGTCGAATGTTGGACTCTTGGCCTGGGGTAGCACCCACCCCCAAATTCGTCCGATTCCCCAATGTCCCAGACGGGCGGTTCTGGGCGACAGCAGGACCCCTGTCCGGGGAAGAGTCCTGGGGGTCACCCGACGGAGAAACAGAGCCGTGTCAAAGGACCCTGATCGGATCAGAGGGCCGCAACTGGACGGACCGCCGAGTCCAGCTTCTAGATTCGGTCGGAATCCCAACATGTGatggcagaggaggaggccttGTGATGCGGAGAAGCCTGAACCTGGCCATCTCACTGCTGCGGGTGAATCGAGTGTCGGATCCGCGATCCTGGGGAGCAAGAGGGAGGGTGCGTTGAAACGTTGTCCCTGGCGTCTGCGTCTGCGTCTGCCCATGTGAAGGATCGATCCGCGGCCCGTCTCGAGGGAGGGGGTGATGTTGACAaccaaggatgagatggatgttgatgaaggGCCGAGTGGCAGCCGAGGAGTTGACGGCAGGAGTTGTCTCTGGCCGCCACGTGATGCCGGTTTCAGACGTCAGCATCATCCAGATGAACTGTCTAGGTTCCCAGGTAAGAAGATTTTGAGTTGATCTTGGTCAGACTAGGAGGCTATGAAGACTTACACGGCAATGTCTTTTGAGAAGGGTGGGTGTAGATGGAACACCCCCGTTCTCACTGATTGCCAAGCTGCTGCAACCCATTTCGTGTCTCAGCTGCCCATTTCTTGGAAACCCGGTTGCTGTAGTTGGTTTTAAAGCGTAAAGAAATTATCGATTAATCCAATAAGACTAATAGACGGTAAAGTGGCGCTGAAACTTCCGTATTGAAAGCCTGCCAGCGTCAATTACATCATGGCTAGGTCTGTATATGCCACGTAATTGATGACCATGGCAGTTACACTTGAGCCTCAAAGCTTCGGGAGCGTCGACAATCGTCTCAACAATGTGGCATCTAGCTCTGAACACATGAAAGCTGATGGGCCTGCCAAGTTGACGGGGCTGCCGAGTCGGATCAAGTCGCAACGCGTGTTAGGACTGACCAGCGATTTGAGGAGGATTTGGGAGAGTAATCAAAAGGAACAGTGTgaagagcgacgacgagaagtGCGCAGGTTGGAGGTAGTCGTGGGAGTTGCTGATACGGACTTGAAGGCATGGTTCTAACTCGGTGCAAGGGGTTACTGAGTGATTGAGAAGATGAGCTGTAGTTGCGAGTTGAACAAGAGAACAAGTTGCATACTATCATTGATGCTGTCAGTCTCACTTCGCAGCTATCGACAAGCACAAAAGCGCTGCCTGGTGGGCCGCTATTGGTGACAGTGTTTCACGGCCTCGTCTATGAAGCTATTCAGAAATCCTTAGGATGATGCACCCTAAGTTTACCTAAGGCTCTTTGTTTACATAACAAACAGCTCAGGCACACAAGCCTTCACTCAAAATGTTCCATCACGCGTATTTGTTGTTTTTCTGCATCTGCACAAACAGACTCCTCCCCGATTCTCATCTGCACCGCCTTCGCGACTCGTCCGCCCCTGTGctcaagatgacgacgaacAACCCCTTCAGACCCCCCTTCTCCGCCGAGACCCCTTCGCAGCGCGAGAAAGATCTTGCCGATGAGCTCAAGGGTGCAAAGGAGGAGATCCAGGCCAAGAATCAACGGGAGCTAGAGCTTCTTTCTCAGCTTCTGGAGGCCAAAACCTCTCTCCTTCAGACTTCGCAGCAGCGAGAGCAGCGCCTTACGACCCAGCTTCAAAAGGTCAAGACCGACCTCGAGGCCACTCAGCAGCACGAAAAGACTCTTACCGCCCAGCTAGAGAAGTGGAAGTCCGACTTTGAGAACGCCCAGACGcgcgagaaggagacggCCACGCAGGTTCAATTGCTCAAGAAAACCCTCGACGCGGCGAGGGAGCGAGAGAGGCTGGCCAACGTGAACGTGGACAAGATTAAGGCGGAACTCGGGCTTTCCAAGACCCGTGAGAAGAACCTCAACAGCGAGATTGAACAGCTCAAGCAGGACCTGGAGGCAAGCAACGGACAGGCCCAGACTCCTGGCTTCAAGCGGGCCAGGACGGATTCGTGGGGACCTCCAGCCCATACCCCAACGCCCTCGaagaggggaggaagaggaggtgcTCACAGTCAATTCAGAACTCAGTGATCTACCGACTTCGGCTTTCTTCTCTGGAGTTTCTCAAGAGTATGGCAAGGAAACCTAGAAAAGGCGCCCATGTGCTGAGCTTTGGAAGAATAagggcatggcatggtaCAGCGTCAGGACTTGGCGGAGCGAGCGAAAGCGAGATGTGGTTTTTAAATGTGTGAGAATATGAAGGGATTGGGAGAAGGCAGAGAAATGGCCAAGTTGGGAGATTTGATGTCACACATCATGTAATGTACAAGGAATTTGAAGGTCAATTTGCCCTCCCACTCTGAAGTTGTCGTATAGAAGACTAGGACAAGCCCCTATTCCCAGTGTGAAAGCTGTTGACATGATCCAGCTGAACTCTAACCCAGCCCGCTCAAGACAACCACAGGCAGAGAACTCAAATGCAGTACGCCAGCCCAGGTGATGGGATCCGATAAGATGGCGCGGAAGTTCTTGAACCCAACGCTGATCTCTCGGCTTCCTGTCTCAAAGAAGAGATACTTCTTGACCAACATGGCCTGAAGGATGCACATAAAGACGAAGATAAAGATGGCAGGATTCCATTTCCTCGTCTTTCGGACTTTCGTGACAACCTCGCATGGCTTTCTGATGGTGACCGCACCTTTCGAGGCAAGACTTGCGGCTACGGTgcccccaagaagaagatagTTGGAGGCAACGTCAGACCAGGAGGCTTCAGGCCGGATGTGACGTGCCGCAACAAGAAAGGCAACGACAAAGTGATCCACGACTATGCGTGCCATGGCAAACAGCACCCTAGCAACCCCCTGTGAGGATTCGCAGCTGAGAGGGATAATGTTTGAGCAAACTCGCAGTTGGTTCAGGGAGCAAGCTGCTACAGCCAACCGCCCGGCCTCTGAGACGATCAAGATGTTGGAGGCCAAGAGGGCTAGAGACACGAGAAAGATTGTGATATTCTCGCACATTATCTGCAGGTGCCTCTTTGCTGGAGTTTCATCAAGGTACAGCTTCTTGTCTGATGCTGCAACAGCATCCTTGGCCGAGTAATAGTGTGCCAATCTTGCAAAGGCCTGGAATAGGGGCAAGCTGACCCCCATTGACGAGAGGATTGTCTCTCTATCCACATCATCAGTCAACTTGGTGATTCTGTGAACCCAAAGTCCCGCCAAAAGTATTCCAACCTGCAGATACTGGCTTCCCCACGGATTTGATCTGGATGAGCCGTAGGGAAGCGCTATCCCCGTGATAATGGCGCCTGTGAGACCGATTGCCGCGGCCACCAATCCGTTAATCGATATTAGGCCTATCTCCGAAGCTCTTAGAGGTCGATCGAGATATAAGCCGTAGAGAAACAAGGTCGAGAGAAGTGTAAGGCCGCATGCAACCCCAAGCATCATATGTGCCACAGGCACCATGAACCGGCAGAAGTAGGTGACCCTGTACTGCACTGGATGAACTCGAATGACTCCTAGCCATTTCAAGTTGCGAAACGCGCTGTAAAGCGAATAGAAGCCGAAAAGCATCACCGCCAGCACCCAAACCAAGTCGGCAAGGTTGAACGGGTCTGTGAGAACGTGGGTGACAGTGTAGAAAGCACATCCCACCCGGCAAAAGATGAGGattgatgttgatgccaaAGACACGAAAAACATCAGCCTAGATGTATGCGGATGATAGCCAATGGTCTTCAGAATCATCACCGACCCTGGACCAATGTCGCCAACCAGAGAGGCAAAGTATATGTATAGCGGCTTGATCTGATGGACCGGCGGCGAGATGAGGATGTTCGATGTTGCGGCGAGGCATAAAAGGTGGTGAACAAAGAGCTCGGGGGAGAAGAGTCGGGCGATAGGGAGCTCGTTGGACCATACGACAAGCTGCGAGACAACGCAGACCTGGCCGGATGTGCTCAGGGGTTGGTAAACTCCCCAAGGTGTTGTGTGTATTGCCTGTACACAGGCCGGTAGCGAGACAAAGAGGCCAATGACCATTCGAACGATCATGACCAGATATGGGTTGAGCTTCCGAACAATGTCTTCGCGCTCGAGTCGTTTGTACACGTTGGGTGCCCATTTGCGGAGCAGGTAGtcaacaacagcaaagaCATGCCAGTATGCAACGCTGGACATGCAGAAGCAGCACAATATGACTGGGCCGCTCAAGTGTTCCATTGAGGCGGCCTTCGACGCGATGTTGTCGTTACAGATGATGGCCATTCTGTCGTAATCCAGCTGGCGTTCAGGCTTTTCCTCAACTGAGAATTAGCTTTCGCTTGTAATTCATCATCGGGCCTGTCCTGCAGGAAGCCCGGTACATATGTCCTATAAACTCTGCGAGCTGCCCACACATGTTCGCGGGGCTTCCTCTttgccatcaacatcgtAAATATGGTGCCCAAGGAACATGATGGCTCTGCTGGAGCAGTTCCAGTAGTCATCCAGACCCTCCAGGTCAACAACCTCAGGAAGGTGGGCATCCTGGTGGTGATGAACACAGTCGCCCTTGTTCAGGCATTCGACGCGACATGCATCTGTGTCACTCTTCCAGTAAGTCCCTCCGTCGTGTCTGAGCCACTTCTCACCTCCTTAGGCTCTCGCAAAAGAACTCGATGCCTCCTTTTCCGAAAGTCTGAGCATGGGCTCAGTCTTTCTCCTCGCAACAGCCATATCCCAACCAATCTTTGCCGAACTCGCCCACGTCATCGGTCGAAGACCAGCGTACATTGCCTCCCTAACCATCTTCATATCGGGGACAATTCTCTGCGGCGCCGCTCGAAACAGTTTGACGCTCCTGGCAGGCCGGGCAGTACAAGGAGTCGGCTCTGGAGGACCACAAGCGTTATCAGGCATGATATTGGCTGACCTCTTCCCTATTCGTGAAAGATCTCGATGGGTGGCGTATCAGAATGTATCATGGGCTCTGGGAACGATTGCTGGGCCCCTTGTTGGAGGTGCATTCGTTGAGAACGTGGACTCGAACTGGGTAGGTTTATCAAACCGCGGGAATCGACATGCTAACAACAACAGAGATGGATCTTTTGGTGCACCCTTCCTTTCCTCGGCGGCAGCTTCGTTGGATGTATCTTCATGCTCGGGTACGACAGCGACCAGCGTAATTGGAGACTCATCAAGGATCTCGACTGGATTGGCATCCTTCTTTTTGCAATATCCTCGGTTTCTATCCTCCTGCCGTTGACCTGGGGCGGTTCCCGGTTCCCATGGAAATCGGCTCAAGTTCTCGTTCCCATTGGGGTCTCCATCGTCAGCTTCGTGGCTCTAGGAGCATACGAAAGGGTAGCAAAGAAGCCCATGTTCCGGCAAAGCCTATTTCGAAACCGTTCAACCATCTTGCagttcatcaacgccatgatTCATGGCATTATCATGTGGATGGTCTTGTACTATCttgccgtcttcttccttggcgTTAAAGGCAAGTCGCCTCTGATGACCGGGGTATGGGCCCTTCCTGCGACTGTGACCGTCGCGCCGGTGGCTGCCGTCGTGGGGATAGTTGCATACAAGACGGGCAAATATCAGGGCTTCATGATAGGTGGCTGGGGtcttctcatcgccatccttggCGCCATGACCGTCCTAGACCAAGACACAACAACTCATACCACCCTCATCATAATCCTGTTGCTAGGGATAGCGATGGGTTTGCTGATCCCAGTCATGTCGATCGGTGTTCAGGCCACAGTCGAGGAGGGGGATGTTGGGCATGCCATTAGCATGATATATGCCCTACGAACTATGGGTCAGTGCCTCGGTATTGCCATAGGGATCACCGTCTTTTCCAGCCAGCTCAAGACGGAGCTCAAGAGCATGAACCAGGACACGGATCACGCCAACAACGCCATGAAACTTATCAAGGTCTCCATCGAACAGGGGGGATTCGGCCACGAGAGAATGACTGAGGCCGTTGTCATGGCTCTGAAGCATCTCTGGGCGACAGGGAGTGCATTGGCTGGTCTGGCATTCATCCTGGGACTCTTTGCAAGATGTCCTAAGCTTCCAAAGAACCCAGAGGATCATGTCGAGCAGTCCACTGGATTCCCTGCCGCCCCGATAGGCCGAGTCTGTGCAGTTTCGATGACCAGGGATATTCGCAGTCGGAGCCAAGTTTGAACCCGAGAGACTATACGAGTATCTTCGGGCAGGCTGGCCGACTTCTCCGACGTGTATCCGGTTTAGCCCAGCACATAAGCTTTGACGTCCCGAGCTCACGGAAATCACACCCTCTGTTGGAGCCCAAGGGAGGCCGGGATCATGTTCAAACGTGTCGATCGAAAGTGCCGAGGGCCTGTAGCATGCATGCTCATTAGAAAGGAAATCACGTCTTTTGACACGGAACCAACAACCCCGGCGTTCCGAACCCAACAGCTGGGTCGGAACCCTGGATGTCACCTCGCTCCTCACTTTACCGAGCGACGAGATAGAGGAGATCCAATCACGGTATCAGGTGAACCCCGGAGAATTCGCCAATTCGTTAAGTGCCAGGCAGCAATAACAGCCCGCGGTCGTCGGGTTTGGCTCCGACAGCGGGGGTCATGGGTCCGACGTTTGGGTTGTGAATCGGACCAgggaggcgaaggaggatTGGGGTCCCGGCCATGCCAGGGTAATGATTCAGCCGATTCTGGCGGATTATTTGTTTGATTTTTTGGATTGATTATTATTTGACGGTGGCAGGAAACGGTCGGCTGTGTGGTTGGCTGTGCCTTTCTTGTTTCTGCATGTCGTACACCGTGGTGGacagttggtgttgaggttaTTGGGCGATGTGACAACAACAATAGATAAAGCTGACACTCGATTTTAtcagcttggccttgcaAGCACTCTGCGACGACTTGATTCCCTTCATTCTATCGTCAAGTACGAAAGCAGCCACCGTTTTGGCTTCATCAGACCACCGTTAGCATCGCttaaagaaaaaagataaaatacCATAATAATTAAACGATAAATGCTGGGCATCAACCCACGGCAACCTTGCTGGGCGGGCAATTTCATGGCTTCTAGAAGACACCCATGACCCAGCCACGTCAGGGGTTGCCCGGCGCCGGAAGACCCTCCGCGGGCTGGCTCGAGTCAAGCATTGGGGCTTTCATTTGGCGACCATTGGCGCAGCCAGGGAATCAGATGAATCGAGTTGATGGGGGTCATGGCGCGCACGTGTGAGGGTGTTTGGATGCCGGGGCGGCCGTGGCAGCGGGGAGCACCATCGAGATGCTAAAAGGTTGACCGAGCGGATGCCTCCTTGGGCTTTGGAGTCTTCTAGTGCGACATTTGCGATGCGAGATGGGGATGCAAGGTCAATGATTGTACAGAGTACTTGGTATTGGAGTTGAAGTTGGGGCGTGAAACTGAAGCAGGTGCGAACGGGAGGCGTTCCTACTGATCCAATGTCCAGTGTCCAATGTCCAGAGGCAGGTACCGCGTCGTTCCTTCCAGAGGCGTCAATCAACCATCTCGCATCTCGCACCAACGCTCTGACTCAAAGTCTCCTCCTACACATCAAATCAACCAGTTTCATGATATCGTCTGAGGCTTATTGAGCCCTTGATTCACCACTCAAAAGGCACCGGGTCTCATCCGCGTCCAGCCACAGAAGCCGACATGGTCCCGTGATGGCGGGTGACGGTCCGTGGCGCGTCCGCCCGCACAGCAAGACGCCTCATCAGGGCCTAAAGGCACCTTGAACCATTCAGCGTTCAACTAGGCGCGCTAGCCAAACGTCACGTTGCCTCTCGGGCTGTCAAACTTGGATGACAATGCATTGGCAGCTGGAGTTGCGGGTATTGTTGCATCGCCTTGGGATACTTGTACCGCAGCATCGCGAGTGTCTACTGGAGCCGATGACGACAATGCCCAAATGtggcatcatctcgagcGGGGGAAATGGACCCTCTGTCGATTCTCACACTTGTCAGAAATACCCTCAAACGGCCAGAGGTCCGGTGACGCTTGACAAGGTGTGCCCATGGTTGACGGCTGTGGGGTAAGTTGGTACGCCATGGCATTGGTCGTCGATTCGAGCCTGTTTAATTACTCGGTTCACTCctggcgatggcctcaatAGGTACGTTGGTCTGCCCATGTCACGTTAAGGCGATGGTGAGGGGTCAACCTGTTTGTAAAGAATTGCAGCAGTCTGAGCTGACGATGGCCTCGCTAGACAATAAACCCTGATCACCACCGTACCTGCATTATGCACGATGCCGAGTCTACGAGGCCCGAGATGGTCTGCCCTGTTACATGATTGCGGCCACCAGCTTGACGAGAGAGAACTTTGAAGCGCGTGCGCCATGATTCCAGAAACAACGCTTTGACAATCTTGTTATCTCAGTATCTCGTCCCTCATCTCACCACATCCCACGTCTTAGCCCCCAACCATACCGAAATCATTCATCCCGCGCGGGAAGTCCCTGCTCGGCGGCCATTCCTGATAGATCAATCGGCAATGTCAACGGCTGGTCATGGCGTTTCTTCGGCCCTCTGTCTCGTACGTTGGAGATGTGCCATCTGTCAATCGACATGTTCGTGCAGAGCCTTAAAGTCCGGAATCGGCTCCGCATGGCACGAGAGCTACAAGAAATCTGCGCGGACGTATTGGCCATCGACACACACTTTAAGGGTCACTCAAAATCGGGGTCAAGCCGGATCCGCAGCTGGGAAGCCCTTGATCCCTTGATTGCATCGTGTACCTGTGCTCTCCTGGTTCCGCTTTCTTGCAAGTCTCATTCCTCTTTCGTATATGATCCCTGATAGATACCAACATGACCCTCAGTCGGCTCAATCATCACGCCAGTTCATCGTCACTGATCCTTCAGGTGGCCTGCGCTCGTATGCGACGAATCGCAAAACCCCAGAGCCAAGACGAACCCAGCATCGCTGTCTTCTCCGCATCAGATCACGCTGCGGAGTGCCTCCGTCGTTCCGCGGTACTTGGATGCTGGTCTTGAACCAGATGTATCTTGACGGCGGTCAATGAGCTACGGCTTTACTAGAGTCACCATGCCGTCAATATTGGCGTCGATATTACCGATAAATCGAATTAATCAACATTTAATGATCAATTTATCACTTTCCTATTTTCGCCAACCTTTGTCGGTCGATTGACCCCAACACAACTACCGTCTCCCAACACACCAATCTCCAACAAATCACCACTACTGTTGTCACTCACCACACAAACGCCCTGTCGCACAATGTGGCACTCCATTACGACGCATTCAAATCACATTTCATCTACAGCGAGGGGTTGACGAGAATAGAACAAAGGAGCACAAGAATGGCTGTGTGGCCCCCACTCTCTTTGTATCTCGACGTTTCACATGCGCGAGATTTGCAAAAGGTGTGTCCATGATATTGCGAAACGGCGACTATCTTACAGATACAGTTGATTACTGGTGGGCGCTGGCGGTTGGTAACCGCTGGCTGGTCATGCGGCAATGTGATTAGCCAGCCAGCCTAGCTGAGGTTGCCAAGCTGACAGCGACATCGGATATCAGCCTCAGtgttgcgttgcgttgcaGATCACTTAGGGCTTTGTATCCTTTGCAGAACCTCCAATCCTCTTGTGCTTTCTCGGGTCCTTTCGACTCATGGTCCTTTGGTCCCTGGTCCCCCTTCCACCCTCCCAGAACCCCTTGCCCTTTCTTCCAATGACACTCCTTCCGCAGAAGCCGCAGGCTTCGACGGCGTAGTTTTGCTCACGGCTACACCACCCACAGATCATCCGGTTCGCCCATTCGTTGATATGATCAGACTCCTTGTCATGGCAACGATCACAAGGGAAAACGCGGCTGCAGCACGAGAAGCGGAACCACCGGTACGACTTGCGGTAGTGCGGGCAGGCTCCCCGGCCGGGCAACGGATCTCCCGCGTGTaagccaagcttctcctGTTTCCGGCGCGGACCTGTCGCCGGTGGGGGAAGGGAGCCGGGTGTGATGAAGAGGAACTTGACTTCGGGAATCTTGAAGGTGAAGTGCCCGTGACAGTCCCGGCAGACGTTTGTTACCGTCGAACCTCTGACCGAAACGAGGCCAGAGCTGGGTGTCGAGCACCTTGCGCAAGTTGGGACAAAGGTGCTTGGTAGCATATCTGCCACCTTGCAGCcggcaagatcaaggaagCCTGCCCTAGACGAATGCTCGTGAACCAGCGTAGGCCGGAACTTGACGGCAAACGGAGTGGCGCACTTTTTGCAGCTCGACGTCTTTTCAACATCAGGCTTTAAGCCCGAGACTTCATTAACCGTTCTGCATCGATCGCATTTGACGGTGATGCCCAGGACCGAAATCTGCAGAATCTCGATATTGTGCAGCTCGATGGAGGGAAACGACACCATAGTACCGCGCTCAGGGGTTTCACCCGGCACGGGAGGATGTTCCTCCTCCAGAGAGACACCGCCGTCACCAGCATTATCAGAATCAGAGCTCTCCTCCGAGTCTTCTCCATAGACATAACTCCACTCGGGAGGTCGAGGGATGACCTGGATGTGGCTTGTGTCCGTTTTTGAGCCCGCCTCCTCTGCAtcgtcttgagcttggggtGCCGATTTAGCTGCCTCAGCCTTGAGTGCTTCAGCTTGAGCCTCAGCTTGAGCCcgggcttgggcttgtgcctgtgcctgtttGGCGAGCTTATGAAGGTTTTGTGCGAGGTAATTAAGATGGCTCATGAGAGTCATCTGGGG
This window encodes:
- a CDS encoding MFS domain-containing protein; this encodes MVPKEHDGSAGAVPVVIQTLQVNNLRKVGILVVMNTVALVQAFDATCICVTLPALAKELDASFSESLSMGSVFLLATAISQPIFAELAHVIGRRPAYIASLTIFISGTILCGAARNSLTLLAGRAVQGVGSGGPQALSGMILADLFPIRERSRWVAYQNVSWALGTIAGPLVGGAFVENVDSNWRWIFWCTLPFLGGSFVGCIFMLGYDSDQRNWRLIKDLDWIGILLFAISSVSILLPLTWGGSRFPWKSAQVLVPIGVSIVSFVALGAYERVAKKPMFRQSLFRNRSTILQFINAMIHGIIMWMVLYYLAVFFLGVKGKSPLMTGVWALPATVTVAPVAAVVGIVAYKTGKYQGFMIGGWGLLIAILGAMTVLDQDTTTHTTLIIILLLGIAMGLLIPVMSIGVQATVEEGDVGHAISMIYALRTMGQCLGIAIGITVFSSQLKTELKSMNQDTDHANNAMKLIKVSIEQGGFGHERMTEAVVMALKHLWATGSALAGLAFILGLFARCPKLPKNPEDHVEQSTGFPAAPIGRVCAVSMTRDIRSRSQV
- a CDS encoding CHY-type domain-containing protein is translated as MISTKNQTSPQSRKQAVAEASSSRVVPKPVPESQAQDPRTYQIEQLRRRYSPKESTAPDGATSLVFNIKPSDPDFPFELAHLQCDVRVPQAYPDEMPVLYVKNKDIPRGFGINIERGWDRLVEERPRATLLAHTRELDKNLEKFLSEQKAETVKLVTFRDTRHLDAQEAKTEPEPEPEPEPVQPAKSASKPAPLPYVPEASYTKDEIAAAKERRALEVRQLEARMKRTQEYRRSPDGIVYTLPLEPQRRSELPPGLQSVRSLHLIIPIIYPLQNLRIQLNNVEPEDAEPVEDFFCEKAAAQPQMTLMSHLNYLAQNLHKLAKQAQAQAQARAQAEAQAEALKAEAAKSAPQAQDDAEEAGSKTDTSHIQVIPRPPEWSYVYGEDSEESSDSDNAGDGGVSLEEEHPPVPGETPERGTMVSFPSIELHNIEILQISVLGITVKCDRCRTVNEVSGLKPDVEKTSSCKKCATPFAVKFRPTLVHEHSSRAGFLDLAGCKVADMLPSTFVPTCARCSTPSSGLVSVRGSTVTNVCRDCHGHFTFKIPEVKFLFITPGSLPPPATGPRRKQEKLGLHAGDPLPGRGACPHYRKSYRWFRFSCCSRVFPCDRCHDKESDHINEWANRMICGWCSREQNYAVEACGFCGRSVIGRKGKGFWEGGRGTRDQRTMSRKDPRKHKRIGGSAKDTKP